One segment of Oscillospiraceae bacterium MB08-C2-2 DNA contains the following:
- a CDS encoding nucleotidyltransferase domain-containing protein: MDCICCHTPQRSQSRFHTQWRYQAAVQIASELDMERLGVQGIYLFGSVESGKAGTGSDIDLIFHIDSSENQKRALLEWLKAWDLKLCEIFKMITGKSTSYMLDIHLVDDSDIKRKTCFAQKIHSVYEPVEPLRKRCEPL, translated from the coding sequence ATGGACTGTATTTGCTGCCACACACCCCAGCGATCCCAAAGCCGGTTTCACACCCAGTGGAGGTATCAGGCCGCGGTTCAAATTGCCTCTGAACTGGATATGGAACGGCTTGGTGTGCAGGGCATCTATCTTTTCGGAAGCGTTGAATCCGGCAAGGCAGGCACAGGCAGCGACATTGATTTGATTTTCCATATAGACAGCAGCGAAAATCAAAAAAGGGCTCTGCTGGAATGGCTTAAGGCTTGGGATTTAAAGCTGTGCGAAATTTTCAAAATGATTACCGGGAAAAGCACCAGCTATATGCTGGACATTCACTTAGTGGATGACTCGGATATTAAAAGGAAAACATGCTTCGCACAAAAAATCCACTCCGTCTATGAACCAGTTGAGCCTTTGCGCAAACGCTGTGAGCCACTTTAA
- a CDS encoding Glu/Leu/Phe/Val dehydrogenase encodes MPNKTYNPYQSMLTVLEQAAKMLELHPNDYEAIKYPERELKVYIPVRMDNGSIQVFEGYRVQHSSDRGPCKGGIRYHQSVDMDEVKALAAWMSLKCAVVNIPYGGAKGGINVNPSTLSCGELERLTRRYTAMILPIIGPDKDIPAPDVNTNAQVMGWIMDTYSMINGYTIPGVVTGKPLEVGGSYGRPEATGRGVSFITQKALETFGFPEGPVNIAIQGMGNVGGIAAKLLQEQGHKIVAVSDISGGYYKAEGLNIPAMLKHIRSSKNRSLAGYAELGSTKLDGMDVLTCDCDVLIPCALENQITTENAGSIRAKLIVEGANGPTAADADSILEEKGIVVVPDILANAGGVIVSYFEWAQNIQRLMWEEAEINEMLRNIILRAFDEVFAIASEKRTTMRMGAYISALGRLSKAKKIRGVFP; translated from the coding sequence ATGCCAAATAAAACATACAACCCTTATCAGAGTATGCTGACTGTTTTGGAACAAGCGGCAAAGATGCTGGAGCTTCATCCCAACGATTACGAGGCGATCAAATACCCCGAAAGAGAATTGAAGGTTTACATACCCGTAAGAATGGATAACGGCAGCATTCAGGTGTTTGAGGGGTACCGTGTGCAGCATTCCAGCGACCGGGGCCCCTGCAAAGGCGGTATCCGCTACCACCAGAGTGTGGATATGGATGAGGTTAAAGCACTGGCCGCATGGATGAGCCTGAAATGTGCTGTTGTCAATATCCCATATGGCGGAGCCAAGGGTGGTATCAACGTGAACCCAAGCACCCTTTCCTGCGGGGAGCTTGAGCGCCTTACCCGCAGGTATACAGCCATGATTCTGCCGATCATTGGCCCTGACAAGGATATTCCCGCCCCGGATGTAAACACCAACGCACAGGTTATGGGCTGGATTATGGATACCTACAGCATGATTAACGGGTATACCATCCCCGGCGTTGTAACCGGCAAGCCCCTTGAGGTAGGCGGTTCCTACGGCCGGCCAGAAGCAACCGGGCGGGGTGTCAGCTTTATTACACAAAAAGCCTTGGAAACCTTTGGCTTTCCCGAGGGCCCTGTAAACATTGCAATTCAGGGAATGGGCAATGTTGGCGGCATAGCGGCAAAGCTCTTACAGGAGCAGGGACATAAAATAGTGGCCGTATCCGATATTTCGGGCGGCTATTACAAGGCAGAAGGGCTGAACATCCCCGCAATGCTTAAGCATATACGCAGCAGCAAAAACAGGAGCCTTGCAGGCTATGCGGAACTGGGCAGCACCAAGCTTGACGGCATGGATGTATTGACCTGCGACTGCGACGTGCTGATCCCCTGTGCCCTTGAGAACCAAATCACCACAGAAAATGCAGGGAGCATCCGGGCAAAGCTGATTGTGGAAGGCGCCAACGGCCCTACAGCAGCGGATGCAGACTCCATCTTGGAGGAAAAAGGCATTGTTGTGGTTCCCGATATTCTTGCCAATGCCGGCGGTGTCATCGTCTCCTATTTTGAGTGGGCACAGAATATCCAGCGCCTGATGTGGGAAGAAGCCGAAATCAACGAGATGCTCCGAAATATTATTTTGCGTGCCTTTGATGAGGTTTTCGCCATTGCTTCCGAAAAAAGAACCACCATGCGCATGGGCGCTTATATAAGCGCATTGGGCAGATTGAGCAAGGCTAAGAAAATCCGTGGTGTATTCCCCTGA
- a CDS encoding glycoside hydrolase family 3 C-terminal domain-containing protein, which yields MKMYAKVKKKSSVILAGILCLSSLAFPPISTTVSAAEAEVLPYQNTSLTFEERATDLVSRMTMAEKASQLNTSAPAIPRLGIKANNWWQESLHGVAWSRAVSFPSSLSMSLTWDPQLLLDSASIIGDESRGYNTTNGRPLSNFSPTINMQRDPRWGRNEEGYGEDPFLVSILGEQYIHGVQGSSDTDNLSPSGQQYLKTIATLKHYAANNSEQNRYTGSSDVDDRSLREYYTAPFRHITETANPESVMSSYNRINGIPASANTYVLDTLLRKTWGFNGYVVSDCEGINWMRSGHKWIPSNPEGYTQQVTMPQATAFAMMAGTDLACNWTQGGNYGGDYSNNVAAAIQDGVLTDNGVMTEDIVDRALVRLFTSRMKIGEFDNAEDNIYRSYTVANRVETPYNVATSLKASRNAIVMLKNSENTLPIKTDTVKSIAVVGKFNDICELGDSNYAGSPSTKVSFQKGLTDALNGKGFDTANNLKFYNLSGSKVSGYIFNIRDFTYNNNVVSAVSANRYSDCRAETSNIGYINDGGYAVYQGFDLGSGIESFAVSISTNGTSGNVKPVVELHVDSPTGPVIATATCDRTGSWSSYSTNSGTVATDIANLYQGKKDIYLVFTTNQSSSGSDTALAEIEKADMAIYMAGTGTSSGLNVAGENRDRSNMNFPAGQTEEIAKVMEANPNTVVAIQAVGTMNISDFADDAKAILYTSYNGQFQGQAMAEVLLGDQNANGRLSFTWYANEAQLPNILDYSIRPEGEKLGRTYQYFKGDVLYPFGYGLSYSDFEYSNFQISERTVATDGTFDVSVDVENKSNVAGADVVQVYVSAPGAGNGEMPIKQLKGFQRVELAAREKQTVTVTVKADDLWFINEDGKRVVSEGEYTVAVGRSSNDIKKDWKLEVSGVAAPRLTAVTLTGDKIKVTNDVQVNTQLTISLNDESCIVNPTPQQATVVYSSSNPAVASVDEKGVITNQSLAGTALITATVTVGGDTLKATYAVTTDEGAESEKHTITFNITPPDAPDLTIVVEQGNPAVVVPSTENPLVYQLGSGEYSYTASAAGYKTAHGSFTVTGANTIEIALEKEDSEKHTITFNITPADAPDLTIAVEQGNPAVVVPSTENPLVYQLGAGEYSYTASATGYKTAHGSFTVTGADTIGIELEKEDQEEIQVEKVSITGSAMINLKRNKSIQLTAVVAPENATNQELTWSTLTPNLLTVDENGLVTANNETGIAVIVATAHNGKAAQITIRVIP from the coding sequence ATGAAGATGTATGCAAAAGTAAAAAAGAAATCTAGTGTGATACTAGCCGGTATTTTATGCCTATCTTCGCTGGCTTTTCCACCCATTTCCACCACTGTTTCCGCCGCTGAGGCAGAGGTTCTGCCCTATCAAAATACCAGCCTCACCTTTGAGGAACGGGCCACCGACTTGGTCTCCCGCATGACCATGGCGGAAAAGGCATCTCAGCTGAATACCAGTGCACCGGCCATTCCCCGTCTGGGCATCAAGGCAAACAACTGGTGGCAGGAATCACTGCACGGTGTGGCGTGGAGCAGGGCTGTGTCCTTCCCCTCCAGCCTGAGCATGTCTCTTACCTGGGATCCCCAGCTGCTGCTTGATTCTGCCTCTATCATAGGAGATGAAAGCCGGGGCTACAACACCACCAACGGCAGGCCGCTGAGCAATTTCTCGCCAACCATCAACATGCAAAGAGACCCCCGATGGGGCCGCAACGAAGAAGGCTACGGCGAAGACCCCTTCCTGGTTTCCATCCTGGGCGAGCAATACATTCACGGTGTACAGGGGAGCTCTGATACGGACAATCTTAGCCCCTCCGGTCAACAATACTTAAAAACCATTGCCACTCTCAAGCACTATGCTGCCAACAACAGCGAGCAAAACCGTTACACCGGCTCCTCTGACGTGGACGATCGGTCACTGCGGGAATATTATACCGCTCCCTTCCGCCATATCACCGAGACCGCCAACCCGGAATCGGTTATGAGCTCCTATAACAGAATCAATGGTATTCCCGCTTCGGCCAACACCTATGTGCTGGATACGCTGCTGCGGAAGACCTGGGGCTTTAACGGATATGTCGTATCCGACTGTGAGGGCATCAACTGGATGCGCAGTGGCCACAAATGGATTCCCTCCAATCCAGAAGGCTATACCCAGCAGGTCACCATGCCGCAGGCTACTGCGTTTGCCATGATGGCAGGCACCGACTTGGCCTGCAACTGGACCCAGGGCGGCAATTATGGCGGCGACTACAGCAACAACGTAGCTGCGGCTATTCAAGACGGTGTTCTCACCGATAACGGCGTAATGACCGAAGACATTGTGGACCGCGCTCTGGTGCGGCTGTTTACTTCCCGCATGAAGATCGGCGAGTTCGACAATGCGGAAGACAACATCTACAGAAGCTATACGGTTGCCAACCGCGTGGAAACACCCTATAACGTGGCAACTTCTCTGAAGGCTTCCCGCAATGCGATTGTCATGCTCAAAAACAGTGAAAATACCCTTCCTATTAAAACCGATACCGTAAAATCCATTGCGGTTGTGGGCAAGTTTAACGATATCTGCGAGTTGGGCGATTCCAACTACGCAGGCTCACCTTCCACAAAAGTCAGCTTCCAGAAGGGACTTACGGATGCGCTGAACGGCAAGGGCTTTGATACTGCTAATAACCTGAAGTTCTATAACCTCAGCGGCAGCAAAGTATCCGGCTATATCTTTAACATCCGCGATTTTACCTACAACAACAATGTTGTTTCCGCTGTAAGCGCCAACCGCTACAGTGATTGCAGAGCTGAGACCAGCAACATCGGTTATATTAACGATGGTGGCTATGCGGTTTACCAGGGCTTTGACCTTGGCTCCGGCATTGAGTCATTTGCTGTCAGCATCAGCACCAATGGCACCAGTGGAAACGTTAAGCCGGTGGTGGAGCTGCACGTAGATAGTCCCACTGGCCCGGTTATCGCAACGGCAACCTGCGACCGCACCGGCTCTTGGAGCAGCTACAGCACCAATAGCGGAACAGTGGCCACCGATATTGCCAACCTGTATCAAGGTAAAAAAGATATTTATCTGGTATTCACTACCAACCAGTCCTCCTCCGGCAGCGATACTGCCCTGGCAGAAATTGAGAAAGCCGACATGGCCATTTATATGGCTGGCACCGGCACCAGCTCCGGCCTCAACGTGGCTGGCGAGAACCGGGATCGCTCCAACATGAATTTCCCCGCCGGTCAGACAGAAGAAATCGCAAAAGTCATGGAAGCCAATCCCAACACAGTGGTGGCCATTCAAGCCGTAGGTACCATGAATATCTCCGACTTCGCGGATGACGCCAAAGCAATACTGTATACCAGCTACAATGGCCAGTTCCAAGGGCAGGCCATGGCGGAAGTTCTCTTGGGCGACCAAAACGCCAACGGACGCCTTTCCTTTACCTGGTATGCCAACGAGGCTCAGCTCCCCAATATCCTCGACTATTCCATTCGCCCCGAAGGCGAGAAATTAGGCCGCACCTATCAGTATTTTAAAGGTGACGTGCTCTATCCCTTCGGTTACGGCCTGAGCTATTCTGATTTTGAGTATTCTAACTTCCAAATCAGCGAGCGCACCGTTGCAACAGACGGAACCTTCGATGTCTCGGTGGATGTGGAAAACAAATCCAATGTTGCCGGTGCAGATGTCGTTCAGGTTTATGTAAGTGCACCCGGCGCTGGAAATGGCGAAATGCCCATCAAACAGCTCAAAGGCTTCCAGCGTGTGGAGCTTGCTGCTCGCGAAAAACAAACGGTTACCGTTACCGTAAAGGCCGATGATCTTTGGTTTATTAACGAAGACGGCAAGCGGGTTGTTTCGGAGGGCGAATACACCGTGGCCGTGGGCCGCTCCTCCAACGATATCAAAAAAGATTGGAAGCTGGAGGTTTCCGGTGTAGCTGCGCCTCGCTTGACTGCCGTAACCTTGACCGGTGATAAGATCAAAGTTACCAATGATGTCCAGGTGAATACACAGCTTACCATCTCTCTGAACGATGAATCCTGCATTGTGAATCCTACCCCACAACAGGCAACTGTAGTTTACAGCAGCAGCAATCCTGCCGTAGCGTCTGTAGACGAAAAAGGTGTCATCACCAACCAGAGTCTGGCTGGTACGGCTTTGATCACCGCCACTGTTACCGTGGGCGGCGACACCCTGAAAGCCACCTATGCAGTAACCACAGACGAAGGCGCTGAATCGGAAAAACACACCATCACCTTCAATATAACGCCTCCCGATGCCCCGGATCTGACCATTGTCGTAGAGCAGGGCAACCCTGCGGTGGTCGTTCCTTCCACCGAAAACCCTCTGGTTTACCAGCTTGGGTCGGGCGAGTATTCTTATACCGCCAGTGCAGCCGGCTATAAAACCGCCCACGGAAGCTTTACAGTAACCGGAGCGAATACCATCGAAATTGCACTGGAGAAGGAAGATTCGGAGAAACACACCATTACCTTCAACATAACGCCTGCGGATGCCCCGGATCTGACCATTGCTGTAGAGCAGGGCAACCCTGCGGTGGTCGTTCCCTCCACCGAGAACCCTCTGGTTTACCAGCTTGGGGCAGGCGAATATTCTTATACCGCCAGTGCAACCGGCTATAAAACCGCCCACGGAAGCTTTACGGTAACCGGAGCAGACACCATCGGAATTGAGCTGGAGAAGGAAGACCAAGAAGAGATTCAGGTGGAAAAAGTCTCCATCACCGGCTCCGCCATGATTAACCTGAAGCGGAACAAGTCCATTCAGCTGACAGCAGTCGTTGCCCCTGAAAATGCTACGAACCAGGAGCTGACTTGGTCGACTCTGACCCCCAATCTGCTGACCGTAGATGAAAACGGCCTTGTAACAGCAAACAATGAAACCGGCATTGCAGTAATCGTGGCAACTGCCCACAACGGCAAAGCCGCTCAGATCACCATCCGAGTGATCCCGTAA
- a CDS encoding ABC transporter ATP-binding protein, with amino-acid sequence MPMLEVKDLYVSYGAIEAVKGVSFHLEKGEIVALIGSNGAGKTTILRTISGLEKAKSGSVKFLDTELTSKPSHSIVQQGIAHVPEGRRVFNRLTVRENLILGANIVKDNKLIESTLEQVFDIFPRLKEREKQQAGTLSGGEQQMLALGRALMTRGKLLLLDEPSMGLAPIIVEDIFRVIKKINETGTSILLIEQNAFLALNTAKRAYVLETGVITIENEAKVLLTDDRVREAYLGA; translated from the coding sequence ATGCCAATGCTTGAAGTAAAAGATTTGTATGTATCCTATGGTGCTATAGAAGCGGTAAAGGGTGTTTCTTTCCATTTGGAAAAAGGCGAAATTGTGGCATTGATCGGCTCCAACGGTGCGGGCAAAACCACCATTCTCCGCACAATTTCAGGTCTGGAGAAAGCCAAATCCGGTTCAGTAAAATTCCTTGATACCGAGCTGACTTCCAAACCATCCCACAGCATTGTGCAGCAGGGCATCGCTCACGTTCCGGAAGGGCGCAGAGTATTCAATCGGCTGACTGTGCGTGAAAACCTGATATTGGGTGCCAACATCGTGAAAGACAACAAGCTCATTGAAAGCACACTGGAGCAGGTATTTGATATTTTTCCCCGTTTGAAAGAACGTGAGAAGCAGCAGGCAGGGACTCTATCCGGCGGCGAGCAGCAAATGCTTGCGCTGGGCCGTGCACTGATGACCCGTGGCAAGCTGCTGCTGCTGGATGAACCCTCTATGGGGCTTGCACCGATCATTGTCGAGGATATTTTCAGAGTAATCAAAAAGATCAACGAAACCGGCACAAGTATCTTGCTCATTGAACAGAATGCATTTCTGGCTCTGAACACAGCCAAACGTGCCTATGTTTTGGAAACCGGTGTCATTACCATCGAAAACGAAGCCAAGGTGCTTCTCACCGACGATCGTGTTCGGGAAGCCTATCTGGGCGCATAA
- a CDS encoding pyridoxal phosphate-dependent aminotransferase encodes MPQLSDIARNTRASLIRVMFNEALKIQDKISFTVGEPDFITPQPIIDEACAALQKGLTHYTPNKGVPELISAIADYHKNDLRPDPQTEIMCTCGAMEALQLAVLTLIDPGDEVLLVTPTWANYFGHVAMSGGIVKEVCAREENDFIPTVEDFKKAITPKTKLVILNSPTNPTGAVIDAQTLRELAALFVEHDLFVISDEIYSKLVYDGITCTSITSFPNMRERTVYISGFSKMFAMTGWRLGYAIARPDIIAAMTKLHENSASCLPAPTQLAAAKGLAYCLEDVEIMRQSYERRRNLICGLLNDIDGISIRVPKGAFYAFVNIKNTGMPSMDFCMDLLRKTGVVIVPGTAFGDAGEGYVRITYATSDQNITEGMARLKKYMEDR; translated from the coding sequence ATGCCACAGTTATCCGATATTGCCCGCAACACCCGGGCGTCGCTCATCCGCGTTATGTTCAACGAGGCCTTGAAAATCCAAGATAAAATCAGCTTCACAGTTGGTGAACCGGATTTTATTACACCCCAGCCCATTATAGATGAGGCTTGTGCCGCTTTGCAGAAGGGGCTTACCCATTACACCCCCAACAAAGGCGTTCCTGAGCTGATCAGTGCGATTGCAGATTATCATAAAAACGATCTCAGACCCGATCCGCAAACGGAAATTATGTGCACCTGCGGGGCTATGGAGGCATTGCAGCTGGCGGTGCTCACTTTAATCGATCCCGGCGATGAGGTGCTCCTCGTAACCCCCACTTGGGCCAATTATTTCGGGCATGTTGCCATGTCCGGCGGCATTGTAAAAGAAGTCTGCGCACGGGAAGAAAACGATTTTATCCCAACTGTGGAAGACTTTAAAAAGGCCATTACACCCAAGACAAAGCTTGTCATCCTGAATTCTCCCACCAACCCCACCGGTGCTGTTATAGATGCACAGACACTCCGGGAGCTTGCCGCCTTGTTTGTGGAGCACGATCTGTTCGTGATCTCCGATGAAATTTACTCCAAGCTTGTATACGACGGCATCACCTGCACCAGCATTACCTCCTTCCCCAATATGCGGGAAAGAACCGTGTATATCAGCGGGTTTTCCAAGATGTTTGCCATGACAGGCTGGCGCCTTGGCTATGCCATTGCGCGGCCGGATATCATTGCAGCCATGACAAAGCTCCACGAAAACAGCGCCTCCTGCCTGCCCGCACCAACACAGCTTGCAGCCGCAAAGGGGCTGGCATACTGTCTTGAAGATGTGGAGATCATGCGCCAATCCTATGAGCGGCGCCGCAATCTGATCTGCGGCTTGCTAAACGATATCGATGGCATTTCCATCCGGGTGCCCAAAGGAGCCTTTTATGCCTTTGTCAATATCAAAAACACCGGCATGCCATCTATGGATTTCTGTATGGATCTTCTCAGAAAAACCGGCGTCGTGATTGTTCCCGGAACCGCTTTTGGTGATGCAGGTGAGGGCTATGTTAGAATCACCTATGCAACCTCGGACCAAAACATCACAGAAGGTATGGCACGCCTCAAAAAATATATGGAAGACCGGTAA